From a single Myotis daubentonii chromosome 5, mMyoDau2.1, whole genome shotgun sequence genomic region:
- the IL9 gene encoding interleukin-9: MLLTVALASALLLSSVAGQGCLTLVGIKDVTHLINNLQKDPLSKCSCSGNVTNCLCLPIPSDNCTTPCFQEGLAQMANTTVRASFPLVFNRVRKTVGALKNSKCPNFSCEQPCNQTTTGNTLMFLSSLLGVLQKERMRGRA; encoded by the exons ATGCTCCTGACTGTGGCCCTTGCCTCTGCCCTTCTCCTCAGCTCCGTGGCTGGGCAGGGGTGTTTGACCTTGGTAGGGATCAAGGACGTCACGCACCTCATTAATAACCTACAG AAAGATCCACTGTCAAAATGCAGCTGTAGCGGCAAT GTGACCAATTGCTTGTGTCTGCCCATTCCTTCT GACAACTGCACCACACCCTGCTTCCAGGAGGGCCTGGCCCAGATGGCCAACACCACAGTGCGAGCAAGTTTCCCCCTGGTTTTCAATCGGGTGAGGAAAACGGTCGGAGCCCTGAAGAACAGCAAGTGTCCG AATTTTTCCTGTGAACAGCCGTGCAACCAAACCACCACAGGcaacacactgatgtttctcagcAGCCTCCTGGGAGTTCTCCAGAAAGAAAGGATGAGAGGCAGagcataa